One Falco biarmicus isolate bFalBia1 chromosome 9, bFalBia1.pri, whole genome shotgun sequence genomic region harbors:
- the GPR26 gene encoding G-protein coupled receptor 26, whose product MSIWEVILAFVVVVLMLVALLANVLVLMCFLYSADIRKQVPGLFILNLTFCNLLMTVSNMPLTLAGIIYKSQPGGDQICHIVGFLETFLTTNSMLSMAALSIDRWIAVVFPLSYHSKMRYRDAALILSYTWLHSVSFPIVAASLSWVGFHHLYASCTLYNKRPEDRTQFVIFTGVFHTLSFLLSLIVLCFTYLKVLKVARFHCKRIDVITMQTLVLLVDIHPSVRERCLEEQKRRRQRATKKISTFIGTFILCFAPYVITRLVELSSVVHINSHWGIISKCLAYSKVVSDPFVYSLLRHQYKKTWKDIINKILKRSSINSSALMSESHNRNTLQLNE is encoded by the exons ATGAGCATCTGGGAGGTGATCCTGGCTTTCGTGGTGGTGGTGCTGATGCTCGTGGCCCTGCTGGCCAATGTGCTGGTGCTGATGTGCTTCCTGTACAGCGCTGACATCCGCAAGCAGGTCCCGGGATTGTTCATCCTCAACCTCACCTTCTGCAACCTGTTGATGACTGTTTCGAACATGCCCCTGACCTTGGCTGGGATCATTTACAAGAGTCAACCAGGAGGAGATCAGATCTGCCACATTGTGGGCTTCCTGGAGACTTTTCTCACCACGAACTCCATGTTGAGCATGGCAGCTTTGAGCATTGACAGGTGGATTGCTGTGGTCTTCCCTCTAAGTTATCACTCCAAAATGAGGTACAGAGATGCTGCTCTCATACTGAGCTACACGTGGTTACACTCGGTGTCGTTCCCGATAGTGGCAGCTTCTCTCTCCTGGGTGGGTTTCCATCACCTCTATGCCTCCTGCACCCTGTACAACAAGAGACCAGAGGACAGGACACAGTTTGTGATTTTCACTGGGGTCTTTCACACCCTcagcttcctcctctcccttaTAGTCCTGTGTTTCACATATCTAAAAGTGCTGAAGGTGGCACGGTTTCACTGTAAGCGGATTGACGTGATCACTATGCAGACCCTGGTGCTGCTTGTGGACATCCACCCCAG TGTAAGAGAGCGTTGTCTAGAAGAACAAAAGAGACGGAGGCAGCgagcaacaaagaaaataagtacCTTTATTGGTACTTTCATACTTTGTTTTGCACCTTATGTAATTACAAG ACTTGTCGAATTATCCTCTGTGGTCCACATCAATTCCCACTGGGGAATCATTTCCAAGTGCTTAGCTTACAGCAAAGTTGTTTCAGACCCTTTTGTGTACTCTTTGCTACGGCATCAGTACAAGAAGACATGGAAAGACATCATAAACAAGATCCTCAAAAGAAGCTCCATCAATTCCTCTGCCCTCATGAGTGAATCGCACAATAGGAATACATTGCAGCTGAACGAGTGA